One part of the Bdellovibrio bacteriovorus genome encodes these proteins:
- the folD gene encoding bifunctional methylenetetrahydrofolate dehydrogenase/methenyltetrahydrofolate cyclohydrolase FolD, with product MVLILDGKEVAKEVRASLVPRVAKFKETYGRAPHLSVVIVGDDKASHVYVKNKKIACEKIGMTSTIHTLPAETTQSELNQILSKLNNDNGVDGILVQFPLPKHLSADEVLKLVSAEKDADGLTYESLGYFFAGKPLVSPCTPAGVIEILKHYRIPVEGKRAVVVGRSNIVGKPMALLLTEANATVTLCHSKTSNMSELTKQADLVVVAAGKARLLGKEDFKKDAIVIDVGMHGSGQGGKLCGDVRFEELDGWAKAATPVPGGVGPMTIAMLLKNTCQLAEQRARDPQF from the coding sequence ATGGTGCTGATTCTTGACGGAAAAGAAGTCGCGAAAGAGGTGCGTGCGTCCCTTGTTCCCCGAGTGGCGAAGTTTAAAGAAACTTACGGCCGGGCTCCTCATCTGTCGGTCGTCATTGTCGGCGACGATAAGGCGAGCCACGTTTACGTTAAAAACAAAAAAATCGCCTGCGAAAAAATCGGGATGACCTCCACGATTCACACTCTGCCGGCCGAAACCACGCAAAGCGAGTTGAATCAGATTCTAAGCAAACTGAACAACGACAATGGCGTGGACGGCATTCTGGTTCAGTTCCCGTTGCCAAAACATCTCAGCGCGGACGAGGTTCTGAAGCTTGTTTCCGCCGAAAAAGATGCTGATGGTCTGACTTACGAATCTTTGGGGTACTTCTTTGCTGGAAAGCCCCTGGTCAGCCCGTGCACTCCGGCGGGAGTGATTGAGATTCTGAAGCATTATCGAATCCCGGTGGAGGGGAAAAGGGCCGTGGTCGTTGGTCGCAGCAATATTGTGGGGAAACCCATGGCTCTGCTCTTGACTGAAGCCAACGCCACAGTCACATTGTGCCACTCCAAAACTTCCAATATGTCAGAGCTCACAAAGCAGGCGGATTTGGTTGTCGTCGCGGCTGGCAAGGCCCGACTCTTGGGTAAAGAAGATTTTAAAAAAGATGCGATCGTGATTGATGTGGGTATGCATGGCTCAGGTCAGGGCGGAAAACTCTGTGGAGATGTTCGCTTTGAAGAGCTTGATGGCTGGGCGAAGGCAGCAACTCCGGTTCCCGGTGGTGTGGGTCCGATGACCATTGCCATGCTTTTGAAGAACACCTGCCAGTTGGCGGAACAACGCGCCCGCGACCCTCAATTCTAG
- a CDS encoding amidohydrolase has protein sequence MLFKIPRLYDSHVHFIATGEFASGLRLESITSLQDLQNLDRTKPGYYRQHWLVGFGWDERQWPAHEQPHKDLLDKVFPDIPVYFARMDGHSSWLNSAALKEMGLESATGILMEKDHLRAWDQLPSFSKSQQRSNILQACRTFNAAGFTHVRDLSCTESLWNMLCEVADAGDLTLAIEENFTSHDMNDFDSMLTAALAAKKQDRPLLRSKGIKVFYDGSLGSETALLSRPYNGERSGNQGRILWDIADIETMMKRTWAAGLEFSVHTIGDEAAHHIVQAARKISAQGAVGRLNLEHAQILRPETIQMMKPLHVRCHMQPCHWLSDRVWLMEKLRELYPYVFPWEALRLAQIPISFGCDSPVEPSSFWRNYLALEESPQARIRKFNGDITVVHAHPDKTFAPDCHSVIEDGVVKEVVFNGKRII, from the coding sequence ATGCTTTTTAAAATCCCGCGTCTTTACGACAGTCACGTTCACTTTATCGCCACGGGCGAATTCGCTTCGGGGCTTCGTCTGGAATCGATCACATCCCTGCAGGATCTGCAGAATCTGGATCGCACCAAGCCGGGATATTATCGTCAGCACTGGCTGGTGGGGTTTGGCTGGGATGAGCGCCAATGGCCCGCGCACGAACAGCCACACAAGGATCTTCTGGATAAAGTTTTTCCCGATATTCCCGTTTACTTTGCCCGCATGGATGGACACAGCAGTTGGTTGAATTCCGCCGCCCTTAAAGAAATGGGCTTGGAGTCCGCCACTGGCATTCTGATGGAAAAAGATCATCTGCGTGCCTGGGATCAGTTGCCGTCGTTCTCTAAGTCCCAGCAACGATCCAATATCCTGCAAGCCTGCCGCACGTTCAATGCCGCAGGCTTCACCCATGTTCGTGACTTGAGCTGCACCGAATCCCTGTGGAATATGCTATGTGAGGTCGCCGATGCCGGAGATCTGACTTTGGCGATCGAGGAAAATTTCACCTCGCACGACATGAATGACTTTGATTCGATGTTGACTGCGGCCCTGGCGGCAAAAAAGCAGGATCGTCCTTTGCTTCGTTCCAAAGGCATCAAGGTTTTCTACGATGGTTCGCTGGGGTCTGAGACGGCTCTGCTCAGTCGACCTTACAACGGCGAGCGTTCTGGCAATCAGGGACGCATTCTTTGGGATATCGCTGATATTGAAACGATGATGAAACGCACCTGGGCTGCGGGGCTTGAGTTTTCAGTTCACACCATTGGTGATGAAGCTGCCCATCACATTGTGCAGGCCGCACGCAAGATTTCCGCGCAAGGGGCCGTAGGGCGTTTGAATTTGGAGCACGCGCAGATCCTGCGCCCGGAAACCATTCAGATGATGAAGCCCTTGCATGTGCGCTGTCATATGCAGCCATGTCATTGGCTGAGCGACCGGGTGTGGTTGATGGAAAAGCTGCGAGAACTTTACCCGTATGTCTTCCCTTGGGAGGCCCTGCGCCTGGCGCAGATTCCGATTTCTTTTGGTTGTGACAGCCCGGTGGAGCCATCGTCTTTCTGGCGCAACTATCTGGCTTTGGAAGAAAGCCCTCAGGCTCGCATTCGCAAATTCAATGGCGACATCACTGTGGTGCATGCGCATCCGGATAAAACTTTTGCACCGGACTGTCATTCCGTGATCGAAGACGGCGTGGTGAAAGAAGTCGTCTTTAACGGCAAGAGGATTATTTAA
- a CDS encoding Flp family type IVb pilin, translated as MKAQTIIKNKKGQGLVEYLIIVAIVAVGSISVIKVVGANIDVQFANVAQALGGTDSRKKEAHKVTDTMYKKRDFSDFFEGSVNSKSDSK; from the coding sequence ATGAAAGCTCAAACCATCATCAAAAACAAAAAAGGCCAGGGACTTGTTGAGTACCTGATCATTGTCGCTATCGTTGCTGTCGGCAGCATTTCGGTTATCAAAGTTGTCGGCGCCAACATCGACGTGCAGTTCGCCAATGTGGCGCAAGCCCTGGGCGGAACGGACAGCCGCAAGAAAGAAGCCCATAAAGTCACGGACACCATGTACAAGAAACGCGACTTCAGCGATTTCTTCGAGGGTTCCGTTAACTCCAAATCAGACAGCAAATAG